In one Zobellia galactanivorans genomic region, the following are encoded:
- the rimP gene encoding ribosome assembly cofactor RimP — protein MLKDKVKALLDDALAADDTLFLIDFSMSADNHIKVVLDGDEGVTVQDCMKISRAIEHNLDRDEYDFSLEVASAGAASPIVMPRQYTKNIGRKLMVRTEAETFEGNLTGTTDEGIVLEWKAREPKPIGKGKVTVQKKEEINFSDIKEAKVILKF, from the coding sequence ATGTTGAAGGACAAGGTCAAGGCACTTTTAGACGATGCGCTGGCAGCGGATGACACGTTATTTTTAATCGATTTTTCGATGTCTGCCGATAACCATATAAAAGTGGTTTTAGATGGCGATGAAGGTGTAACGGTGCAAGACTGTATGAAAATTAGTCGTGCAATAGAACATAATTTAGATCGCGATGAATACGATTTTTCATTGGAGGTCGCTTCGGCCGGTGCGGCATCGCCGATAGTGATGCCTCGTCAGTATACTAAGAATATAGGTCGAAAGCTCATGGTGAGAACCGAGGCGGAGACCTTTGAAGGAAATTTAACCGGAACTACCGATGAAGGTATTGTGCTGGAATGGAAGGCACGGGAACCCAAACCCATTGGAAAAGGGAAAGTTACAGTTCAGAAAAAAGAGGAAATCAATTTTTCTGACATCAAGGAAGCAAAAGTCATTTTAAAATTTTAA
- the nusA gene encoding transcription termination factor NusA, whose translation MENIALIESFSEFKDDKFIDRVTLMAILEDVFRSALKKKFGSDDNFDIIINPDKGDLEIWRNRVVVEDGEVEEPNEEISLSEARKIEPDFEVGEDVSEEVKLIDLGRRAILALRQNLISKIHEHDNTTIYKQFKDLEGEIYTAEVHHIRHKAIILLDDEGNEIILPKDRQIPSDFFRKGDNVRGVIESVELKGSKPTIIMSRSSPKFLEQLFFQEIPEVYDGLITIKKAVRIPGEKAKVAVDSYDDRIDPVGACVGMKGSRIHGIVRELGNENIDVINWTANPQLMVTRALSPARVSSVKLNDEKMTAQVYLRPEEVSKAIGRGGHNIRLAGQLTGYEIDVFREGVEEDVELTEFTDEIDAWIIEEFKKIGLDTARSILEQDVDDLVKRTDLEEETILEVVRILREELEE comes from the coding sequence ATGGAAAATATTGCACTGATTGAGTCTTTTTCGGAATTTAAAGACGATAAATTCATAGATAGGGTAACGTTGATGGCCATTTTGGAAGATGTATTTCGAAGTGCCCTCAAGAAGAAATTTGGCTCTGATGACAATTTCGATATCATTATCAATCCAGATAAAGGCGATTTGGAAATATGGAGAAATCGTGTAGTAGTCGAAGATGGAGAGGTTGAAGAGCCTAACGAAGAGATATCGCTTTCCGAAGCGCGTAAGATCGAGCCCGATTTTGAGGTCGGGGAAGATGTTTCCGAAGAGGTAAAGTTGATCGACTTGGGTAGAAGGGCTATTTTGGCACTGCGCCAAAACTTGATATCTAAGATACACGAGCATGATAATACTACTATTTACAAGCAGTTTAAGGATTTGGAAGGTGAAATTTACACCGCCGAGGTCCACCATATTCGTCACAAGGCCATTATTTTGTTGGATGATGAGGGAAATGAGATTATTTTGCCAAAAGATAGGCAGATACCTTCCGACTTTTTCAGAAAGGGAGATAATGTGCGAGGTGTGATCGAAAGTGTGGAGTTGAAAGGAAGCAAGCCTACCATCATAATGTCTAGGAGCTCCCCTAAATTCTTGGAACAATTGTTTTTTCAGGAGATTCCAGAGGTGTACGACGGACTTATCACCATTAAAAAAGCGGTTCGTATTCCTGGGGAAAAGGCAAAGGTTGCCGTTGACTCGTATGATGACCGTATCGACCCTGTAGGTGCCTGTGTGGGTATGAAGGGTTCGAGAATTCATGGCATAGTTCGTGAATTGGGTAACGAAAATATCGATGTAATCAACTGGACGGCTAACCCTCAGTTGATGGTAACCAGGGCGTTGAGTCCGGCAAGGGTGTCTTCGGTAAAGTTGAACGACGAGAAGATGACCGCCCAGGTGTACTTAAGACCCGAAGAGGTTTCAAAGGCCATTGGTAGGGGAGGACACAATATTCGTCTCGCGGGTCAGTTAACTGGTTATGAAATAGATGTATTCAGGGAAGGGGTCGAGGAAGATGTGGAATTGACCGAGTTTACCGATGAAATCGATGCATGGATTATAGAAGAATTTAAGAAAATAGGATTGGATACAGCTCGTAGTATATTGGAGCAAGATGTTGATGATCTTGTTAAGCGTACCGACCTCGAAGAGGAAACAATTTTGGAAGTTGTGCGCATTCTTCGGGAAGAATTGGAAGAATAG
- the infB gene encoding translation initiation factor IF-2 gives MADIAKIRLNKVLKEFNISLDRAVDFLASKGHEIDARPTTKISDEVYEVLQQEFQTDKSKKVASKEVGEEKRKEKEALRLQLEQEQEERRLAREKRAAAAEKTLVGKVELQGPKTIGKIDLDGGKKAKETPAPTPTPAPVAKKEEPKVEEKAVVEEVKPQVEAPKEPKKVEEKPVEKVVEKVEEKKPEKLGKEETPKEEPKVEAKPEKAEKEETAAKTEAEVPKDDGILATKYKKLTGPKITAKIDLSQFNKPKKKKEEPKTGSDAGNDRKKRRKRIVSNNSGGNTGNAPRQRGTGPAARKGGGGGNPRYGAPKVEPTEEDVQKQIRETLEKLQGKSKKGKGAKYRRDKRDQHRQQTEKDLEQQELESKVLKVTEFVTVGEVATMMEVSTTEIISACMSLGIMVTMNQRLDAETLSIVADEFGYEVEFVTAELEESIEVEADAPEDLEPRAPIVTVMGHVDHGKTSLLDYVREANVIAGESGGITQHIGAYGVTLEDGQKITFLDTPGHEAFTAMRARGAQVTDIAVIVIAADDDIMPQTKEAISHAQAAGVPIVFAINKIDRPTANPDKIKEGLAQMNLLVEDWGGKIQSHDISAKTGEGVKELLEKVLLEAELLELKANPNKMAHGTVVEAFLDKGRGYVSTILVQGGTLKIGDYVLAGTNSGKVKAMQDERGNIVKTAGPATPISILGLDGAPQAGDKFNVLEDEREAKQIATKRSQLQREQSVRTQRHITLDEIGRRIALGDFKELNIILKGDVDGSVEALTDSFQKLSTEEIQVNIIHKGVGAITESDVLLASASDAIIIGFNVRPMGNARDVAEKEEIDIRMYSIIYDAINDLKDAMEGMLSPEIKEEITGTAEIRETFKISKVGTIAGCMVTNGKILRNAGIRLIRDGVVVFTGELSSLKRFKDDVKEVSKGYDCGLQVKNYNDIKEGDIVEAFQEVAVKKKLKTK, from the coding sequence ATGGCAGACATTGCAAAAATAAGGCTTAACAAAGTCCTCAAAGAGTTTAATATTTCTTTGGATAGGGCTGTGGATTTTCTTGCCTCGAAAGGGCACGAAATAGATGCACGGCCGACAACGAAGATTTCTGACGAGGTCTATGAAGTGCTTCAACAAGAATTTCAGACCGATAAGAGCAAGAAAGTTGCCTCTAAGGAAGTCGGTGAAGAAAAGCGTAAAGAAAAGGAGGCCCTGCGATTGCAATTAGAGCAAGAGCAAGAGGAACGACGTTTGGCCCGTGAAAAACGTGCAGCTGCCGCAGAAAAGACTTTGGTTGGCAAGGTGGAACTTCAAGGCCCCAAAACGATTGGTAAAATCGATTTGGATGGTGGGAAGAAAGCCAAGGAAACGCCGGCACCGACTCCAACTCCAGCTCCAGTTGCTAAGAAGGAAGAGCCGAAGGTTGAGGAGAAAGCTGTGGTCGAAGAAGTGAAACCACAGGTAGAGGCTCCAAAGGAACCTAAAAAGGTAGAGGAGAAGCCAGTTGAAAAGGTGGTCGAGAAAGTAGAGGAGAAGAAACCGGAGAAGCTAGGGAAGGAAGAAACTCCTAAGGAAGAGCCTAAGGTTGAGGCCAAACCGGAAAAAGCGGAAAAAGAGGAAACTGCTGCGAAGACAGAAGCTGAAGTCCCTAAGGATGACGGTATACTGGCTACCAAGTACAAGAAACTTACCGGTCCTAAGATTACGGCCAAAATTGACCTTTCGCAGTTCAATAAGCCCAAGAAGAAAAAAGAAGAGCCCAAGACTGGCTCCGATGCGGGCAATGACCGTAAGAAGAGAAGAAAACGTATTGTAAGCAATAATTCGGGCGGTAATACCGGAAATGCGCCTAGACAAAGAGGTACGGGCCCAGCTGCCAGAAAAGGCGGTGGCGGTGGTAACCCACGTTATGGAGCTCCAAAAGTAGAGCCTACCGAAGAAGATGTACAAAAACAGATTCGGGAGACCCTAGAGAAGTTACAGGGTAAATCGAAGAAGGGCAAAGGTGCCAAATATAGAAGGGATAAAAGAGATCAACACCGTCAACAGACCGAGAAGGATCTTGAACAACAAGAACTGGAAAGTAAGGTGTTGAAGGTTACCGAGTTTGTAACCGTTGGTGAGGTCGCTACCATGATGGAGGTGTCTACCACTGAAATTATATCGGCATGTATGTCTTTAGGTATCATGGTCACCATGAACCAGCGTCTGGATGCCGAGACTTTGTCTATCGTAGCCGATGAGTTTGGTTATGAGGTTGAGTTTGTAACTGCCGAATTAGAGGAATCTATAGAAGTTGAGGCCGATGCGCCTGAAGATCTTGAGCCAAGAGCGCCCATCGTAACCGTTATGGGTCACGTGGATCACGGTAAAACCTCATTGTTGGATTATGTTAGGGAAGCTAATGTAATTGCAGGCGAAAGTGGTGGGATTACCCAGCATATCGGTGCTTATGGTGTTACGTTGGAAGACGGACAAAAAATTACCTTCTTGGATACTCCGGGTCACGAAGCCTTTACGGCGATGCGGGCCAGGGGTGCGCAGGTTACCGATATAGCGGTAATCGTTATTGCGGCGGACGATGATATTATGCCCCAGACCAAAGAAGCGATAAGCCATGCCCAGGCGGCAGGTGTTCCTATTGTTTTTGCGATAAATAAAATCGATAGGCCTACGGCTAACCCTGATAAAATAAAAGAAGGATTGGCTCAAATGAACCTTTTGGTCGAAGACTGGGGGGGTAAAATACAATCACATGACATATCGGCAAAAACAGGTGAGGGCGTAAAAGAACTTTTGGAAAAAGTCCTGCTTGAAGCTGAACTGTTAGAGCTTAAGGCCAATCCGAACAAGATGGCCCATGGTACTGTTGTAGAAGCCTTCTTGGATAAGGGCCGTGGATATGTATCTACGATCTTGGTGCAGGGTGGTACGCTTAAAATAGGTGACTATGTGCTTGCCGGAACAAATAGTGGTAAGGTCAAGGCTATGCAAGATGAGCGGGGAAACATCGTGAAAACTGCAGGTCCTGCAACACCGATATCCATATTGGGGCTTGATGGTGCGCCACAGGCCGGTGATAAGTTCAATGTGCTTGAAGATGAAAGGGAGGCAAAACAAATTGCCACCAAGCGTTCGCAATTACAGCGTGAGCAATCGGTCAGGACACAAAGGCATATTACCCTTGATGAAATCGGAAGACGTATCGCATTGGGTGACTTTAAGGAGTTGAACATCATTCTTAAAGGTGATGTGGATGGTTCTGTTGAAGCATTGACCGACTCTTTCCAGAAATTGTCTACTGAAGAAATTCAAGTGAACATCATTCATAAAGGTGTAGGTGCCATTACCGAATCCGATGTGTTGTTGGCTTCTGCATCCGATGCAATTATTATCGGGTTTAATGTAAGGCCGATGGGTAATGCAAGGGATGTTGCTGAAAAAGAAGAGATCGATATCAGAATGTACTCCATTATATATGATGCGATCAATGACCTTAAGGATGCGATGGAAGGTATGTTGTCTCCAGAGATCAAGGAAGAGATTACCGGTACGGCCGAGATACGAGAGACCTTTAAAATCTCTAAAGTCGGTACCATTGCAGGTTGTATGGTTACCAATGGTAAGATTCTTCGTAACGCCGGTATACGTTTGATACGTGATGGTGTGGTGGTCTTTACCGGGGAGCTGTCTTCGTTGAAACGTTTCAAAGACGATGTCAAGGAAGTTTCCAAAGGATATGACTGTGGTCTTCAGGTGAAGAATTACAACGATATCAAGGAAGGGGATATCGTAGAGGCCTTCCAAGAAGTAGCCGTTAAGAAGAAGCTTAAGACGAAATAA
- a CDS encoding SPOR domain-containing protein has product MKTFFTLSLTIASLAIGHAQQGQVHIEQDQKITDLIEIYKTSNESSDYYRIQVGFGSYNKAQNIQAKVEQDFPDLPSKIDFDSPTYRVRVGRFANKLDAERKFREVRQKYPDAMLLKPKKSTR; this is encoded by the coding sequence ATGAAAACATTTTTCACCCTTAGTCTCACCATAGCGTCATTAGCCATTGGCCACGCACAACAGGGCCAAGTTCATATAGAACAAGACCAAAAAATCACCGATCTCATAGAAATCTACAAGACTTCAAACGAAAGTTCGGACTATTACCGCATTCAAGTCGGCTTTGGTTCTTATAACAAAGCCCAAAACATTCAAGCGAAAGTAGAACAAGATTTCCCCGACCTTCCTTCTAAAATCGATTTTGACTCCCCTACCTACCGCGTAAGGGTCGGAAGGTTCGCCAACAAATTGGACGCCGAGCGGAAATTTCGCGAGGTACGGCAGAAATATCCCGATGCCATGTTGTTAAAACCAAAAAAATCGACCCGTTAG
- a CDS encoding c-type cytochrome translates to MKKVPYRHSISKVLGVSLIVFLLFSVSIFAQDGGSAEGASAEVADSGDSSGDPAKGKALFNQNCAACHSLTRKMTGPALANVESRLSDDEGLDREWLYNWIKNSPGLIASGDAYANKVYSEYNQAAMTPFPTLSNEDIDNILAYTAAPPKTAAPAAAAAGEASGSGSGSSGDGVSNELVLGALALVFALLVVMLFLVNKTLRRIAEANGVDLSQEESAKRLPLWKAFAKNQFLVLVTVVFLLLGSAYFAYGWMMQVGVDQGYAPVQPIHYSHRIHAGDNKIECKYCHSSARVSKTSGIPSLNVCMNCHKSIYQVADETLEEGKREYGIDYNKEIKKLYAAVGWDEENQKYTGESQPVKWVRIHNLPDFAYFNHSQHVSVAGIECQQCHGPVEEMEVMYQYSPLTMGWCVNCHRETDIKVEGNAYYEKIHAELSKKYGVDKLTAAQMGGLECGKCHY, encoded by the coding sequence ATGAAAAAGGTTCCGTACCGCCATTCGATTTCTAAGGTTTTAGGTGTATCTCTAATTGTATTCCTGCTATTTTCCGTTTCTATATTCGCTCAAGATGGAGGTTCCGCTGAGGGGGCTTCTGCCGAGGTTGCGGATTCGGGAGATTCCTCTGGGGATCCGGCGAAAGGTAAAGCACTGTTCAATCAGAATTGTGCCGCATGTCACTCATTAACTCGAAAAATGACCGGTCCGGCTTTGGCTAATGTTGAGTCAAGGTTGTCGGATGATGAAGGTCTGGATCGTGAATGGCTTTACAATTGGATTAAAAACAGTCCGGGCTTGATTGCTTCCGGGGATGCGTATGCCAATAAGGTGTACAGTGAGTACAACCAGGCTGCAATGACTCCTTTTCCGACTTTGTCGAATGAGGATATCGATAATATTTTGGCCTATACTGCCGCTCCGCCGAAAACGGCCGCTCCTGCTGCCGCTGCCGCTGGGGAAGCTTCCGGTTCGGGTAGTGGTTCTTCCGGTGATGGGGTTTCAAATGAGTTGGTGCTTGGTGCCTTGGCCCTGGTTTTTGCCTTGTTGGTGGTGATGTTGTTCTTGGTGAACAAAACGCTAAGAAGAATCGCTGAGGCAAATGGTGTGGATTTAAGTCAAGAAGAGTCGGCAAAAAGACTTCCGCTTTGGAAGGCCTTTGCTAAAAACCAATTTTTGGTTTTGGTGACCGTTGTCTTCTTGTTGTTGGGAAGTGCGTATTTTGCCTATGGGTGGATGATGCAGGTAGGTGTTGATCAGGGTTATGCCCCGGTTCAGCCTATTCATTACTCGCACCGTATCCACGCCGGTGACAATAAAATAGAGTGTAAGTACTGTCATTCTTCCGCTAGGGTTTCCAAAACTTCCGGAATTCCATCCTTGAATGTTTGTATGAACTGTCATAAGTCGATCTATCAAGTGGCCGATGAAACCTTGGAAGAAGGTAAAAGGGAGTACGGTATCGACTATAATAAAGAAATCAAGAAGCTTTATGCTGCCGTTGGTTGGGATGAAGAAAATCAAAAGTATACCGGGGAAAGCCAGCCTGTAAAATGGGTGCGTATCCACAACTTACCTGATTTTGCTTACTTTAACCATTCTCAACACGTGAGTGTTGCGGGTATTGAGTGTCAGCAATGTCACGGACCGGTTGAGGAGATGGAGGTTATGTATCAGTATTCGCCATTGACCATGGGTTGGTGTGTGAACTGTCACCGTGAGACCGATATCAAGGTAGAAGGGAATGCTTACTATGAAAAAATTCATGCCGAACTTTCCAAGAAGTATGGGGTGGATAAGTTGACCGCTGCTCAAATGGGTGGTCTGGAATGTGGAAAGTGTCACTATTAA